One region of Kangiella marina genomic DNA includes:
- the aceE gene encoding pyruvate dehydrogenase (acetyl-transferring), homodimeric type: MSENDLKRTAAAQDVDPIETQEWIDALDAVMAEEGVERAHFLLEKLVAKARRAGANLPFDLTTAYLNTIPPSQEAHMPGDQEMERRLRAIIRWNAIAIVLQASNKELELGGHLSSFASSATLYDVGFNHFFKGNNEDKGDLIYYQGHSSPGIYARAFLEGRLSEDQLSNFRQEVDGKGLSSYPHPWLMPDFWQFPTVSMGLGPIQAIYQARFLKYLENRGLADTKGRKVWAFLGDGEMDEPESMGAISLAGREKLDNLIFVVNCNLQRLDGPVRGNGKIIQELEGEFRGSGWSVLKVIWGRYWDPLIARDTEGRLRKVMEETVDGEYQNCKAKGGAYTREHFFGKDPKLLEMVANMSDEDIWRLNRGGHDPHKVYAAYHKAVNTEGQPTVILAKTVKGYGMGSSGEGKNAAHQMKKMNLEALKHFRDRFNVPIPDDKLEDVPFYHPGEDSEEIKYLHERREKLGGHLPARRPDSQSLDIPSLDAFEALLKSSGDREISTTMAFVRGLNVLLKDKSLKERIVPIIPDEARTFGMEGMFRQIGIYSSVGQLYDPVDSDQIMYYREDKKGQILEEGINEAGAMSSWMAAATSYSSNNLPMIPFYIFYSMFGFQRIGDLAWAAGDMQARGFLIGATSGRTTLNGEGLQHQDGHNHLIAATVPNCISYDPTYAYEVAVIVREGMRRMYKVQENVFYYISTLNENYVHPEMPDDVEEGIIKGMYQLKANKSRKKAPRVQLMGSGSILREVEHAAELLEEDFGVLADIWSVPSFTELRREGLAVERENMLHPDKKPKKSYVEKCLEKQKGPAIAATDYMKSYADQIRAFVPMDYTVLGTDGFGRSDSRENLRRFFEVDRYYVVVAALKALADEGEIDVKEVTKAIKRYNIDADKADPATL, translated from the coding sequence ATGTCTGAGAACGATTTAAAGAGAACCGCAGCAGCGCAGGATGTTGATCCTATAGAAACACAAGAGTGGATTGATGCGTTAGATGCGGTGATGGCTGAAGAGGGCGTAGAACGTGCGCACTTCTTGTTAGAAAAGTTAGTGGCTAAAGCGCGTCGTGCTGGTGCTAACTTACCATTTGATTTAACCACCGCCTACTTAAACACGATTCCACCTTCGCAAGAAGCGCACATGCCTGGCGATCAAGAAATGGAACGCCGGTTACGAGCAATCATTCGTTGGAATGCGATTGCCATCGTGCTTCAAGCGTCTAACAAAGAACTTGAGCTGGGTGGCCACTTATCGAGCTTTGCCTCAAGTGCGACGCTTTATGATGTAGGCTTTAACCACTTCTTCAAAGGTAATAACGAAGACAAAGGTGACTTGATTTATTACCAAGGTCACTCTTCGCCGGGTATTTACGCCCGCGCCTTCCTTGAGGGGCGTTTATCAGAAGATCAGCTAAGTAACTTCCGCCAAGAAGTTGATGGTAAAGGTTTATCATCGTATCCACACCCATGGCTGATGCCTGACTTTTGGCAGTTCCCAACAGTATCAATGGGCTTAGGACCAATTCAAGCCATCTACCAAGCACGCTTCCTTAAGTATTTGGAAAACCGCGGTTTAGCTGACACTAAGGGGCGTAAAGTATGGGCGTTTCTTGGTGATGGTGAGATGGATGAACCTGAGTCAATGGGGGCTATCAGTCTTGCGGGTCGGGAGAAGCTAGACAACTTAATTTTCGTCGTTAACTGTAACTTGCAGCGTCTGGATGGCCCGGTACGTGGTAACGGCAAAATTATCCAAGAGCTTGAAGGCGAATTCCGTGGCTCAGGTTGGAGCGTATTGAAAGTCATCTGGGGCAGATATTGGGATCCATTAATTGCGCGTGATACTGAAGGTCGTTTGCGCAAAGTGATGGAAGAAACCGTTGATGGCGAATACCAAAACTGCAAAGCCAAGGGTGGTGCTTATACCCGTGAGCACTTCTTTGGTAAAGATCCTAAGTTACTGGAAATGGTTGCCAACATGTCGGATGAAGACATTTGGCGCTTAAATCGTGGTGGTCACGATCCACACAAAGTTTATGCCGCTTACCACAAAGCCGTAAATACTGAAGGTCAGCCTACAGTCATCTTAGCTAAAACCGTTAAAGGTTACGGTATGGGCTCTTCAGGTGAGGGTAAAAACGCGGCTCACCAGATGAAGAAGATGAACTTAGAAGCACTTAAGCACTTCCGTGACCGCTTCAATGTTCCGATCCCTGATGACAAATTAGAGGACGTACCGTTTTATCACCCTGGTGAAGACAGTGAAGAGATTAAGTACCTTCACGAACGTCGTGAAAAGCTTGGTGGTCATTTGCCAGCGCGTCGCCCTGATTCGCAGAGCCTGGATATTCCTTCGCTGGATGCATTTGAGGCCCTACTAAAATCGAGTGGTGACCGTGAAATCTCGACCACGATGGCCTTTGTTCGTGGCTTGAACGTGCTATTAAAAGATAAAAGTCTTAAAGAACGCATCGTTCCGATTATTCCTGATGAAGCGCGTACTTTCGGTATGGAAGGCATGTTCCGTCAGATTGGGATCTACTCGTCAGTAGGTCAACTGTATGATCCGGTTGATTCGGATCAAATCATGTATTACCGCGAAGACAAGAAAGGTCAGATCCTTGAAGAAGGCATCAACGAAGCGGGCGCTATGTCATCGTGGATGGCTGCGGCTACCAGTTATTCGAGCAATAACTTGCCGATGATTCCTTTCTACATTTTCTATTCGATGTTTGGTTTCCAGCGTATTGGTGATTTGGCCTGGGCGGCTGGTGACATGCAAGCACGAGGCTTCTTGATTGGCGCAACCTCAGGCCGTACAACGTTGAATGGCGAAGGCTTACAGCATCAAGACGGTCACAACCACTTGATTGCGGCGACGGTTCCTAACTGTATCAGTTACGATCCGACTTATGCCTACGAAGTGGCCGTGATTGTGCGCGAAGGGATGCGCCGTATGTATAAGGTCCAAGAAAATGTGTTCTATTACATTTCGACGCTGAATGAAAATTACGTCCACCCTGAAATGCCGGACGATGTTGAAGAAGGCATTATCAAAGGTATGTACCAGCTGAAAGCGAACAAGTCGCGTAAGAAAGCACCTCGCGTCCAGCTGATGGGGTCGGGTTCAATTTTACGTGAAGTTGAGCATGCCGCTGAGTTGTTGGAAGAAGACTTTGGGGTTCTAGCAGATATTTGGTCAGTTCCAAGCTTTACAGAACTGCGCCGTGAAGGTTTGGCGGTTGAGCGTGAAAACATGCTACATCCTGATAAGAAGCCTAAGAAATCATACGTTGAGAAGTGTCTTGAGAAACAAAAAGGCCCTGCGATTGCAGCAACGGATTACATGAAGTCTTACGCGGATCAAATCCGTGCTTTCGTACCAATGGATTACACGGTGTTGGGTACCGATGGTTTTGGTCGCTCAGACAGCCGTGAAAATTTACGCCGCTTCTTTGAGGTTGACCGCTATTATGTTGTCGTGGCAGCGCTTAAAGCGTTGGCCGATGAAGGCGAAATCGATGTTAAAGAAGTGACTAAAGCGATAAAGCGTTACAACATTGACGCTGATAAAGCTGATCCAGCAACCCTATAA
- the aceF gene encoding dihydrolipoyllysine-residue acetyltransferase yields the protein MANLTEVKVPDIGDASGVDVIEVLVNVGDEISVDDGLIVLETDKATMEVPSSDAGVVKSIEIKVGDKVSEGDLILKIEASESSSDDSSDSDSGSESTEDNSSDNSTESDDSQPGSAENKGEQKASKPKSSGGSRSEPITIPDIGDSEGVDVIEVSVKEGDDVEKDDSLIVLETEKATMEVPSPFAGTIESMSVKVGDKVSHGDQIGTMKVTDDTGDESSEEDSSAQASEPKAEKETSVKDEPMPKSEYKPAPVTVEPFERSEGDVIHASPAVRRLAREFGADLSKIKGSGRKNRIMKEDVQSYIKFELSRPKATANTGAGAPADLPDIDFSKFGEVEEKSLSRIQKISSVTLQRNWNLIPHVTQHDEADITELDKFRKSMKEEAAKEGVRLTPLAFIMKALVASLKAFPTFNSSLAADGETLILKKYFNIGVAVDTPDGLVVPVIREVDKKSVYQLAEELAEMSEKARDKKLTAKDMQGSSMTISSLGGIGGTSFTPIVNWPDVAILGLSRNQMKPVWNGKDFEPRMMLPMSLSYDHRVIDGAVAARFTVHLSKMLADIRRTIL from the coding sequence TTGGCAAATTTAACTGAGGTAAAAGTCCCCGATATTGGCGATGCCAGTGGGGTTGATGTGATTGAAGTCTTGGTCAACGTTGGTGATGAGATCAGCGTTGATGATGGCTTAATCGTCTTAGAAACCGATAAAGCGACGATGGAAGTGCCATCGAGCGATGCCGGTGTGGTGAAATCTATTGAAATCAAGGTCGGCGATAAGGTTTCTGAAGGCGACTTGATCTTGAAGATTGAAGCCAGCGAGTCATCAAGCGATGATTCGTCTGATTCAGACTCAGGCTCGGAATCAACGGAAGACAACTCTTCAGATAATTCTACTGAGAGTGATGACTCACAACCCGGTAGTGCTGAAAATAAAGGTGAGCAAAAAGCAAGTAAGCCTAAGTCTTCCGGCGGCTCACGCTCTGAGCCTATTACGATCCCAGATATCGGCGACTCAGAAGGCGTTGACGTTATTGAGGTCAGCGTGAAAGAAGGCGATGACGTTGAAAAAGACGATAGCTTAATCGTGCTGGAAACCGAAAAAGCGACGATGGAAGTGCCTTCTCCGTTTGCTGGTACGATCGAGTCGATGTCGGTTAAAGTCGGCGACAAAGTCAGTCATGGCGATCAAATTGGCACCATGAAAGTGACTGATGATACCGGTGATGAGAGTTCAGAAGAAGACTCAAGTGCGCAAGCTTCTGAGCCAAAAGCTGAGAAAGAAACCAGCGTTAAAGATGAGCCAATGCCGAAGTCTGAATATAAGCCAGCTCCGGTCACGGTTGAGCCATTTGAGCGCAGCGAAGGCGATGTCATTCATGCTAGCCCAGCCGTACGTCGCTTGGCTCGTGAGTTCGGTGCAGACCTATCAAAAATAAAAGGTTCAGGTCGCAAGAACCGCATCATGAAAGAAGATGTGCAATCGTACATTAAGTTTGAGTTATCGCGTCCAAAAGCTACTGCTAATACCGGTGCTGGCGCTCCTGCGGACTTACCTGATATTGATTTCTCAAAGTTTGGTGAGGTTGAAGAAAAGTCGCTTTCTCGAATCCAGAAAATTAGTAGTGTCACGCTACAACGTAACTGGAATCTGATTCCTCACGTTACTCAGCATGACGAGGCTGATATTACTGAGTTGGATAAATTCCGTAAATCAATGAAGGAAGAGGCTGCCAAAGAAGGCGTTCGTTTAACACCTTTGGCCTTTATCATGAAGGCACTGGTGGCAAGCTTGAAAGCGTTCCCAACCTTTAATTCATCATTGGCGGCAGACGGCGAAACCTTGATCTTGAAGAAGTACTTCAATATTGGTGTCGCCGTGGATACTCCAGATGGTTTGGTGGTTCCCGTTATCCGTGAAGTGGATAAAAAGTCGGTTTATCAGTTGGCAGAAGAGCTGGCTGAGATGTCCGAAAAAGCACGCGATAAGAAGCTTACTGCAAAAGACATGCAGGGTAGTTCAATGACGATTTCATCGTTAGGCGGTATTGGTGGGACTTCGTTTACGCCAATTGTTAATTGGCCTGATGTGGCTATTCTTGGCTTATCACGCAATCAAATGAAACCTGTGTGGAATGGTAAAGACTTTGAGCCACGCATGATGTTGCCGATGTCTTTGTCGTATGACCACCGTGTGATTGATGGTGCTGTGGCTGCACGCTTTACGGTTCATTTGTCGAAAATGTTAGCGGATATACGTCGAACAATTTTGTAA
- the lpdA gene encoding dihydrolipoyl dehydrogenase yields MSNLHAQVVVLGSGPGGYNAAFRAADLGMDVILIEKYATLGGVCLNVGCIPSKALLHTAKVIDEAEEVSAHGVNFGKPKLDIDKIRDYKDGVIKQLTGGLAGMAKGRKVKTVQGYGKFTGANEIEVEHDGKKQKVTFDNAIIAAGSRVVDLPFLPEDDRIVDSTGALELRDIPKHMLVIGGGIIGLEMATVYRALGAKITVVEMADQLIPAADKDVVKVLEKFIKGKYENILMETSVTKVEAKKDGLYVTFEGKNAPEKPQKFDMILSAVGRRPNGDLIDADKAGVEVTERGFINTDKQMRTNVPHIYAIGDIVGQPMLAHKATAESHVAAEVIAGKKHYFDPLTIPSVAYTDPEVSWVGLTEKEAKEQGIDYGVGKFPWAASGRAIGVDRKEGFTKLLFDKKNNRVIGGAIVGVNAGELIAEVGLAIEMGCDAEDIGLTIHAHPTLSESVSFAAEVYEGVCTDLPPQRKKK; encoded by the coding sequence ATGAGTAATTTACACGCTCAAGTCGTAGTTTTAGGTAGTGGCCCTGGCGGCTACAACGCAGCATTCCGTGCCGCTGATTTAGGCATGGATGTGATCTTGATTGAAAAATACGCCACATTAGGCGGTGTTTGCTTGAACGTAGGGTGTATCCCATCAAAAGCGTTGCTGCACACAGCAAAAGTCATTGATGAAGCAGAAGAAGTATCTGCTCATGGTGTTAACTTTGGTAAGCCAAAACTAGACATCGATAAAATCCGTGATTACAAAGATGGCGTCATCAAGCAATTGACGGGCGGTTTGGCTGGTATGGCAAAAGGTCGTAAAGTAAAAACGGTTCAAGGTTACGGTAAATTTACTGGTGCTAATGAAATTGAAGTTGAGCACGATGGTAAAAAACAAAAAGTAACGTTTGATAACGCTATTATCGCAGCAGGTTCGCGTGTTGTTGATCTACCGTTTCTACCAGAGGACGACCGTATTGTAGACTCTACGGGTGCTCTTGAGCTTCGCGATATTCCAAAGCATATGTTGGTGATCGGTGGCGGTATCATCGGTCTTGAAATGGCCACTGTTTACCGTGCACTAGGCGCAAAGATTACTGTAGTTGAGATGGCTGATCAGCTAATCCCAGCGGCAGACAAAGACGTGGTTAAGGTGCTAGAGAAGTTCATCAAAGGTAAGTACGAAAATATCTTGATGGAAACCAGCGTAACTAAAGTTGAAGCTAAGAAAGACGGTTTATACGTTACTTTCGAAGGCAAGAACGCACCAGAAAAACCGCAAAAATTTGACATGATTCTTTCAGCAGTCGGTCGTCGTCCAAACGGTGACTTGATTGATGCTGATAAAGCGGGTGTTGAAGTAACTGAGCGCGGCTTTATCAATACGGATAAACAAATGCGCACAAACGTGCCTCACATCTATGCAATCGGCGATATCGTTGGCCAGCCAATGCTAGCACATAAAGCAACAGCTGAGTCACACGTTGCAGCTGAAGTTATTGCTGGCAAGAAGCATTACTTCGACCCATTAACGATTCCATCTGTAGCCTATACAGACCCAGAAGTTTCTTGGGTTGGTTTAACGGAAAAAGAAGCCAAAGAACAAGGTATTGATTACGGCGTGGGCAAATTCCCATGGGCTGCATCAGGCCGCGCGATTGGCGTAGACCGTAAAGAAGGCTTCACTAAGTTGTTGTTTGATAAGAAAAACAACCGCGTCATCGGTGGTGCTATCGTTGGTGTTAATGCAGGTGAGTTGATTGCAGAAGTTGGTTTAGCGATTGAAATGGGCTGTGATGCTGAAGATATCGGCTTAACCATTCACGCGCACCCAACTTTATCTGAGTCAGTGAGCTTTGCGGCAGAGGTGTACGAAGGTGTTTGTACTGATTTACCTCCTCAGCGCAAAAAGAAATAA
- a CDS encoding DMT family transporter: MHTVSGRWQLGLMLSLTTVFLWGLLPIALKGVLLQMDAVTVTWYRFAVAAVFVFFYMALRKRIPNFRAIKGLIAILMLIAIFGLCANYVFYLFGVDNITPSSAQVMIQTAPMFMLLGGLLVFKESFNKWQWLGFASFVIGLVLFFNMRFAEILNNLDGAYTVGLFWMLLAAVTWAAYALAQKQLLNTFTSNQIMFIIYITSTIILAPMSEPDQVMSLNALGWALLIFCCLNTIVAYGAFAEALAHWEASRVSAILALTPLVTIMSMKVVAYFFPDYLPDEPMNALSIVGSIMVVLGSATTAIAGKKKSKILKKAPSP; this comes from the coding sequence ATGCATACTGTATCCGGTCGCTGGCAATTGGGCCTTATGTTATCGCTTACCACGGTATTCCTGTGGGGGTTACTTCCAATCGCGCTGAAAGGCGTTTTGTTGCAGATGGACGCTGTAACCGTGACTTGGTATCGCTTCGCCGTGGCGGCAGTTTTCGTCTTTTTCTATATGGCGCTACGTAAACGAATCCCCAACTTTAGAGCAATCAAAGGCCTTATCGCTATTTTAATGCTGATTGCGATCTTTGGACTTTGTGCAAATTACGTATTCTATTTGTTTGGGGTCGATAATATCACCCCCAGTAGTGCGCAGGTAATGATTCAGACCGCCCCCATGTTCATGCTGCTGGGCGGTTTGCTCGTCTTCAAAGAAAGCTTTAACAAGTGGCAGTGGCTAGGCTTTGCCTCTTTTGTCATCGGACTGGTGTTATTCTTCAATATGCGCTTCGCTGAGATTCTGAATAATTTAGATGGCGCTTATACGGTTGGACTGTTTTGGATGCTTTTAGCAGCAGTAACTTGGGCCGCCTACGCTTTAGCGCAAAAGCAATTACTCAACACCTTTACCTCAAACCAAATCATGTTCATCATTTACATCACCAGCACCATTATCTTGGCGCCAATGAGTGAACCTGATCAGGTCATGTCGCTGAACGCTTTAGGCTGGGCGCTACTGATATTCTGTTGCCTCAATACCATCGTCGCATACGGCGCATTTGCCGAAGCTTTGGCTCACTGGGAAGCTTCACGAGTTAGCGCGATATTAGCGCTAACCCCTTTGGTCACTATCATGTCGATGAAAGTGGTCGCTTACTTCTTCCCTGACTACCTGCCCGATGAGCCCATGAATGCACTTAGTATTGTCGGCTCTATTATGGTGGTATTAGGTTCAGCCACCACAGCCATAGCCGGCAAGAAAAAGTCTAAAATACTTAAAAAGGCGCCTTCACCATAA